From Rhinolophus sinicus isolate RSC01 linkage group LG15, ASM3656204v1, whole genome shotgun sequence, the proteins below share one genomic window:
- the INCA1 gene encoding protein INCA1 isoform X1, whose product MQVQEDGDNLIPFAKCSRVVRRSPPPSLPSQSLRLTPQRYGDIFWENLSQRPSPTWREEQYIPPLLPGMYPPEGLPPPEMLCRRKRRRPHLAGMQQGPGGIPARVRAVTYHLEDLRRRQRIINELKKAQWGSSGVASEPLVPDEAGCGLPSTTEYPGLEEERASYPREEDHFLPPGRDQLLWSPWSPLGQEGSCLSRQLSSLPHYSSVTASRNPLYNLWGMKLQSEE is encoded by the exons ATGCAGGTACAGGAAGATGGAGATAACCTCATCCCCTTTGCCAA GTGTTCCAGGGTGGTGAGACGATCTCCACCCCCCAGCTTGCCTTCCCAGAGCCTCAGACTGACACCCCAGCGTTATGGAGACATCTTCTGGGAGAACCTTAGTCAAAGGCCCAG CCCCACCTGGAGAGAGGAACAGTACATCCCACCCCTGCTG CCTGGCATGTACCCCCCTGAGGGGCTCCCACCCCCTGAGATGCTttgcagaagaaagagaaggaggccaCATTTGGCAGGAATGCAGCAGGGACCTGGGGGCATCCCAGCCCGGGTAAGGGCTGTCACTTACCACCTAGAGGATCTAAGGAGGCGACAAAGAATCATCAATGA ACTAAAGAAGGCCCAGTGGGGCAGCTCTGGGGTTGCATCCGAGCCCCTGGTGCCTGATGAAGCGGGCTGTGGATTACCCAGCACCACAGAATACCCTGGTCTGGAAGAGGAGAGGGCATCCTATCCACGGGAAGAGGACCACTTTCTCCCTCCCGGCAGGGACCAG CTGCTTTGGTCTCCCTGGAGTCCCCTGGGCCAGGAAGGATCTTGTCTCTCCAGGCAGCTGAGTTCTCTGCCCCACTACAGCTCTGTCACAGCCAGTAGGAACCCCCTTTACAATCTGTGGGGGATGAAATTGCAGTCTGAGGAGTAA
- the INCA1 gene encoding protein INCA1 isoform X2: MQVQEDGDNLIPFANLPSQSLRLTPQRYGDIFWENLSQRPSPTWREEQYIPPLLPGMYPPEGLPPPEMLCRRKRRRPHLAGMQQGPGGIPARVRAVTYHLEDLRRRQRIINELKKAQWGSSGVASEPLVPDEAGCGLPSTTEYPGLEEERASYPREEDHFLPPGRDQLLWSPWSPLGQEGSCLSRQLSSLPHYSSVTASRNPLYNLWGMKLQSEE, encoded by the exons ATGCAGGTACAGGAAGATGGAGATAACCTCATCCCCTTTGCCAA CTTGCCTTCCCAGAGCCTCAGACTGACACCCCAGCGTTATGGAGACATCTTCTGGGAGAACCTTAGTCAAAGGCCCAG CCCCACCTGGAGAGAGGAACAGTACATCCCACCCCTGCTG CCTGGCATGTACCCCCCTGAGGGGCTCCCACCCCCTGAGATGCTttgcagaagaaagagaaggaggccaCATTTGGCAGGAATGCAGCAGGGACCTGGGGGCATCCCAGCCCGGGTAAGGGCTGTCACTTACCACCTAGAGGATCTAAGGAGGCGACAAAGAATCATCAATGA ACTAAAGAAGGCCCAGTGGGGCAGCTCTGGGGTTGCATCCGAGCCCCTGGTGCCTGATGAAGCGGGCTGTGGATTACCCAGCACCACAGAATACCCTGGTCTGGAAGAGGAGAGGGCATCCTATCCACGGGAAGAGGACCACTTTCTCCCTCCCGGCAGGGACCAG CTGCTTTGGTCTCCCTGGAGTCCCCTGGGCCAGGAAGGATCTTGTCTCTCCAGGCAGCTGAGTTCTCTGCCCCACTACAGCTCTGTCACAGCCAGTAGGAACCCCCTTTACAATCTGTGGGGGATGAAATTGCAGTCTGAGGAGTAA